A stretch of Oscillatoria sp. FACHB-1407 DNA encodes these proteins:
- a CDS encoding helix-turn-helix domain-containing protein yields the protein MNRPSGQLPFGEVERSLFRIYVNCSLSLNHPRQLYQEYDLTYEDLALIAGCSVPTMERWMGGSREPTLYKDMYLRRLGEFHFLLTHYQQIPYPLWESACPLPPRIRAILFPEISPEG from the coding sequence ATGAACCGACCATCTGGTCAATTGCCGTTTGGTGAAGTAGAGCGATCGCTGTTCCGCATCTATGTGAACTGTTCTCTTAGCCTGAACCATCCTCGCCAGCTATACCAAGAGTACGACCTGACTTACGAAGACTTAGCTCTTATTGCTGGCTGTAGCGTTCCTACAATGGAACGGTGGATGGGGGGGAGCCGTGAGCCTACCTTATATAAGGATATGTATCTAAGGCGATTGGGAGAATTTCACTTCCTACTGACCCACTACCAACAAATTCCCTATCCGCTGTGGGAATCTGCGTGCCCGTTGCCTCCTCGAATTCGAGCCATCTTATTTCCTGAGATTTCTCCTGAGGGTTAA